One Candidatus Binataceae bacterium genomic window, TTTTGCTGCTCGATCATTTCGACCACAGCGGCGTGACGACGCGCGTCGGCGATCTGCGCAAGCTGCGCCATCGGGAGTAGCTGCACATAGGCCGCTTGTGGGCTGCGGCACGCGGCGCGTTGAGCCGCCACAAGTTTCGGCGATAGACTTGCGCTCAGCATGAGCAAGGAGCAGGACAACAACGCGACGCGCGGCGAGCTGATCCGCCTGACGGCGCGCTGCAAGGCGGCGGGTTGAGCCGGCAAGCTGGGTCCGGCGGACCTCGAAGCGGCACTCGCGCGGCTTGACCTCGGGAGCCATCCCGATTTGCTCGTCGGTATTACGACCGGCGACGACGCCGGAGTGTTCCGTCTGCGCGACGATCTGGCGCTCGTCAACACGGTCGATTTTTTCACGCCGGTGGTGGACGATCCCTTCACCTACGGGCAAATCTCGGCAGCCAACGCGCTCTCCGACATCTATGCGATGGGCGGGAAGCCGCTAACCGCGCTGAATATCGTCTGTTGGCCGCAGAGCGGATTGCCGGGCGAGATGCTGCGGGAAATCCTGCGCGGCGGCGCCGCGAAGACGCGCGAGGCCGGGGCGGTCGTGGTCGGCGGCCACAGCGTCGCCGATGATGAGGTGAAGTTCGGCATGGCGGTGACCGGCGTAATCAATCCGCGCCGGATTATCCGCAACGTCGGCGCGCAGGTTGGCGACGCGCTGATCCTGAGCAAGCCGCTCGGCACCGGAATCCTGATGACCGCCTTCAAGCGTGATCGTCTGGCGCGCGAGTATTACGACGCCGCGGTGCGCTCGATGATCGAGCTCAATGCCGCGGCAGCGGCGGCGATGCTCAACTACGAAGTTCATGCCGCCACCGACGTGACCGGCTTCGGCCTCGCCGGTCACGGCTTCAAAATGGCCGATGGCAGTGGCGTGACGCTGCGGATCGAGGAGACCGATCTGCCGATCATGGCGGGTGCGATCGAGTTATGCCGCGAGGGGATGGTGCCTGGAGGGGGTACGCGCAATCGCGAATTCTATGGCCGGCACGTCAAGATTTCCGACGAGGTCGCGGACGAAGTCGGCGCGCTGGTGTTTGATCCGCAGACTTCCGGCGGGCTGCTGATCGCGCTGGCGGGCCGCGACGCGCTCGCCCTGCTGAGCGATCTGCATCGGGAGGGCGTCATGGACGCGGCGATTATCGGCGAGGTGGCGCCGCGCGGCGACTACGCGATCGAGGTGATGTAGGGGCTCGGCGTTCCCGCTAGCGTTATTTTTTGCTGGCGGTGCGGCGGCGCGCGCCGGCGGTCGCCGCGCGAGCGCGCGGATGAGCACGACCACCGGCGCTCGCCACCTGCTTTTCGCTGACTTCCGCCTCGTCCGCAGGGGCAGCCTCGTTCGCAGGCGCCGCGCCGCGCTTTTCCAACGACGCCTTCAAGGCCGCCATCAGATCGATCACTTGGCCGCGACGCGGCTCCGGCGCGCTCGCGGTGACCTCCTCGCCGGCGACTTTGCGTTGCGCCGCTTCGACCACCCGCTCGCGATAGTTGTCGGCATACTTGCCCGGCTCGAAGTTCTTCTCGGTCAGCTCGTCAATCAGCCGCTTGGCAAGCGTCAGCTCTGCTGCTTTGGGCGCCTCGTTAGCCGCCTGATCAACGTCCTCGACTGATCGGACCTCGTCCGCATAGTAGATGGTATGGAGCATCAAGCCCTTACCGCTCGGCCGAATCATCACGAGATGTTCCTTGCCGCGCATCGTGTAACGACCGAGCGCGACGCGGCCGGTTTCCGCCATCGCGTCGGTGAGCAGGCGATAGGCCTTGGCCGCGAGCGGCT contains:
- the selD gene encoding selenide, water dikinase SelD; translated protein: MSKEQDNNATRGELIRLTARCKAAGUAGKLGPADLEAALARLDLGSHPDLLVGITTGDDAGVFRLRDDLALVNTVDFFTPVVDDPFTYGQISAANALSDIYAMGGKPLTALNIVCWPQSGLPGEMLREILRGGAAKTREAGAVVVGGHSVADDEVKFGMAVTGVINPRRIIRNVGAQVGDALILSKPLGTGILMTAFKRDRLAREYYDAAVRSMIELNAAAAAAMLNYEVHAATDVTGFGLAGHGFKMADGSGVTLRIEETDLPIMAGAIELCREGMVPGGGTRNREFYGRHVKISDEVADEVGALVFDPQTSGGLLIALAGRDALALLSDLHREGVMDAAIIGEVAPRGDYAIEVM
- a CDS encoding Ku protein, with the translated sequence MASRPVGNGNISFGLVSIPVKLFSATRSKSVSFNLLHAKDLSRIQQKIYCPVDDAIIERSELVRGFEVEKGRYVTFTDEELKAMEARNDHAIEITEFLPIAKVDPVYFEEAYYLGAEPLAAKAYRLLTDAMAETGRVALGRYTMRGKEHLVMIRPSGKGLMLHTIYYADEVRSVEDVDQAANEAPKAAELTLAKRLIDELTEKNFEPGKYADNYRERVVEAAQRKVAGEEVTASAPEPRRGQVIDLMAALKASLEKRGAAPANEAAPADEAEVSEKQVASAGGRAHPRARAATAGARRRTASKK